From one Mustela nigripes isolate SB6536 chromosome 16, MUSNIG.SB6536, whole genome shotgun sequence genomic stretch:
- the HEXIM2 gene encoding protein HEXIM2, whose protein sequence is MTAGAPGSPPTPPEPHDPGSALPLTPRIESHSEEEDPTGAGSGLGWISRGSRTQNPGGSSVEAVLGRKKHRRRPSKRKRHWRPYLELSWAEKQQRDERQSQRASRVREEMFAKGQPVAPYNTTQFLMNDRDPEEPDLEVPHGASHPGSSGESEAGEGDGRGRAHGEFQQRDFSEAYERYHTESLQGRSKQELVRDYLDLERRLSQAEEETRRLQQLQGCSGRQPCRQVEELAAEVQRLRTENQRLRQENARWNREGGGPGGEPGT, encoded by the exons ATG ACCGCTGGTGCTCCTGGGAGCCCCCCAACACCCCCTGAGCCTCATGACCCTGGTAGTGCCCTGCCCCTGACGCCCCGGATAGAGAGCCACTCAGAGGAGGAAGATCCCACCGGGGCTGGCAGTGGCCTGGGCTGGATCAGCAGGGGCTCCCGGACCCAGAACCCCGGGGGCAGCTCAGTGGAAGCTGTGCTGGGCCGGAAGAAGCACCGCCGGAGGCCTTCCAAGCGCAAACGCCACTGGCGGCCCTACCTGGAGTTGAGCTGGGCTGAGAAGCAGCAGCGGGAtgagaggcagagccagagggccTCCCGGGTGCGTGAGGAGATGTTTGCCAAAGGCCAGCCCGTGGCGCCCTACAACACCACCCAGTTTCTGATGAACGACCGCGACCCTGAGGAGCCAGACTTGGAGGTGCCCCACGGGGCCTCCCACCCAGGCTCCAGCGGGGAGAGCGAGGCCGGGGAAGGCGACGGCCGGGGCCGCGCTCACGGCGAGTTCCAGCAGAGGGATTTCTCCGAGGCCTATGAGCGCTACCACACGGAGAGCCTGCAGGGTCGCAGCAAGCAGGAGCTGGTTCGAGACTACCTAGATCTGGAGAGGCGGCTGTCTCAGGCCGAGGAGGAGACCCGGAGGCTGCAGCAGCTGCAGGGGTGCTCCGGCCGGCAGCCCTGCCGCCAGGTGGAGGAGCTGGCTGCCGAGGTCCAGAGGCTCCGGACAGAGAACCAGCGGCTGCGGCAGGAGAACGCCAGGTGGAACCGAGAGGGCGGCGGCCCCGGTGGGGAGCCAGGCACCTAG